In Planctomycetaceae bacterium, a single genomic region encodes these proteins:
- a CDS encoding HEAT repeat domain-containing protein has product MTPRRTFGLGIVLLAAITLVSSQLPARLDILPRAAATQEADDSDDSRLRGVSGVPVPLVTLREPFDSDDDEATTRPHSRGATAAVSQDVLPDVDGMSKSMVRRLIADARRNPEMARMLVRHYPQLGEVLSKGDPATMPASAPTVAALREAAAKRRQAQALVDTLAKADEAATAQIEKQLLALGEAAVTPLKLAEMSSDFDLRRKAQRLASRLRWRRAASASLLAQQGDLVEIMSGQDRQARATLVDAAIKAADAASVPFLAECLADPQPYVRQQAIEGLVVAWQKTGERDSDSEDNSAALSNATKARKELSRLLVSVLKDDSRNIRLLAVGAAAKTGAVSVDALAELLDDESIEVRTTVIKAMGFSRDSRAQRYIVPLLDHPQWRLRAAALEALGTLVSRSEDRALAQRVMQCLSDSDGYVRGLAVKLLASWNYAPAGPVLFKMAMDGKIPERAAMEALATLKDPQARSHLLKQYDAATDAARKSELLAMADAWDPDAEIDRRLGQAIKDDAFRKHWPQLVRQAGRRERWQSFFATLCMHLESPDDALATAAWESLGSRVSQRRLPADVQERLMASSRPDRPQWALFAAYHGGDGTRVLAGLAHADASVVRLALGMIAARAFEDNLGQDFYVSRSSSFGPESADRARPPLPAQEGRKVAALLTHADPQVRLMAAVILFRTASRSDATVKDILHSGLKSGGADRSLAITAIVDQPQEFLADFDIAEVLKNPQTSEVALQMIAKVGPGRYLRDLMDLAEKAPSDSSNSTLMWLLLSSGDERAMDVVFKRLEKSRSYTLYELTQRVALLKGPGAVRFIEWALSRPDVDYRGLIGALLQNQDPSAVALLKKILSGALKVRQLAQDRSMMAQVRRRLAELDPQGAGAELVAALSSKTMAVQDAAVESILSGEVSDALVPLLMKAIDALGKTNAPVSSRWGQVVAAFPEEAFRKHLAPALNTAPAVIRQAAYARLARVMKQSDLAVLLTLKAGDTYLRENLAMAIATACPDAAPAVDLAKVPPDTLAAVLSAAANWRDGRKLVEPYLDDPRAPVAAGALAAMAYSILVRPGEAVSPRAQAALVAGVNSRDVAMAHLAAQALSAACPDVLRGIAPGDIPTTNAMLEAALAHGDKVPEGFRRRIGDILRGPALRSPASAPADAPQADPVAINKALLVASRSYHPSYLEDVKSCRGRIPHVPNWTRFVVACGDAQLLIDNLDALSGEDCKKIQPAIDALVSKARADKNDVLFARLALAGCVQKPLDGDLPRLIRGSGAAAADPIEHEYYGEPNMTTAMSISPLLLEWAGDTPDPAVVAMISSTTRSGVTAAAVADFKWKLPQARQALIQTLTRRPRASRSGGLLSLIGLGSSRSSSSPQERQLKTLASSTLSITGDGETAKALLASCTADDSDSDRLRESMVLFQAAATVDPNAAFEWLKNSGARNDRLWYVARGILPSVADDAKVDMQDDSPIRYMQSSFSSVLMNLRQNAAQTQPASGAATSQADDNSLQPDDGTAVRFLMPPWNESRDKALVHRTTEEVHEQLAGLIRNISDPKLGADVRKALMLRQGMVSEDYSIRQMIGLVRDGVISQEDVEGLQGAEMYYLRSLSEPGDAVATLLPPAEIAEALAPMFSAQATSVRTFAMRQAARWQLTALRGQVAAGLDRKEPVEIIEAAWALAILDSDKAIEPIARAYAQQKDFDLRVHLACLLRMMGSSAGDADIARAQELKTLLSARAAVIAASMPQPTDRDEDDDMRELVYRRMMHMRRGYERPDAPSAALPSWADSLSRFQDAPTRDRDGESADEPATVPPAVCSDLSEMSFQGSSLLAPKLRDNGLPLEGLSGGSSYSSETVFQRPCLLEQHLEPSFYVQFADRARNGAELFDLWRAWWRDNRTATPAQWWRQGLEQAVAELTHPRWWHRMRASARLMRLSGRWVDPPSLFDMNAWRQLQRQWRRRLEEPAFADRRSCLLQAAIEAGALPREALAHATADEQYLADLVRLAGWAPQPLATAAVMQLQTRPDRDQLLRATLAWQRCPRFELVKWTRLVLSQRTRATRLFYTREQL; this is encoded by the coding sequence ATGACCCCCCGGCGAACCTTCGGTCTTGGCATTGTTCTACTGGCGGCGATCACGTTGGTTTCCAGCCAACTGCCGGCGCGCCTGGATATCCTTCCCCGCGCCGCAGCAACGCAAGAAGCGGACGACTCCGACGACAGCCGGCTTCGAGGCGTCTCTGGCGTACCGGTCCCATTAGTGACCCTCCGCGAGCCATTTGATTCGGATGACGATGAAGCCACCACGCGGCCGCATTCCCGGGGCGCAACCGCCGCCGTCTCGCAGGATGTGCTGCCGGACGTTGACGGCATGTCCAAGTCGATGGTGCGACGGTTGATCGCCGATGCCCGGCGCAACCCCGAGATGGCCCGCATGCTCGTGCGCCACTATCCGCAGTTGGGGGAGGTTCTCAGCAAAGGCGACCCGGCCACCATGCCCGCCTCGGCGCCGACCGTCGCGGCGCTGCGCGAAGCGGCGGCAAAACGACGCCAGGCCCAGGCCCTGGTCGACACGCTGGCCAAGGCCGACGAGGCCGCCACCGCCCAGATCGAAAAGCAACTACTCGCCCTGGGCGAGGCGGCTGTCACCCCGCTGAAACTGGCCGAGATGAGCAGCGACTTCGACCTGCGCCGCAAGGCCCAGCGTCTGGCGTCGCGCCTGCGATGGCGCCGGGCGGCCTCGGCGTCGCTGCTGGCCCAGCAGGGCGACCTGGTCGAGATCATGAGCGGGCAGGACCGCCAGGCCCGCGCCACGCTGGTGGACGCGGCGATCAAGGCCGCCGATGCCGCCAGCGTGCCTTTCCTGGCCGAGTGCCTCGCCGATCCGCAGCCCTATGTCCGCCAGCAGGCCATCGAGGGGCTTGTCGTGGCCTGGCAGAAGACCGGCGAGCGCGACAGTGACAGCGAGGACAACTCCGCCGCCCTGTCCAATGCCACCAAGGCCCGCAAGGAACTCTCTCGCCTGCTCGTCAGCGTCCTCAAAGACGACAGCCGCAACATCCGCCTGTTGGCCGTCGGAGCGGCAGCCAAGACCGGCGCCGTCAGCGTCGACGCACTGGCCGAACTGCTCGACGACGAGTCGATCGAAGTGCGCACCACGGTCATCAAGGCGATGGGCTTCTCGCGCGACTCCCGCGCCCAGCGGTACATCGTGCCGCTGCTGGACCACCCCCAGTGGCGACTCCGCGCCGCGGCGCTGGAAGCCCTGGGCACCCTGGTCAGCCGCTCCGAAGACCGCGCCCTGGCCCAGCGCGTCATGCAGTGCCTCAGCGACTCCGACGGCTACGTCCGCGGCCTGGCCGTCAAACTCCTGGCCTCGTGGAACTATGCCCCCGCCGGACCGGTCTTGTTCAAAATGGCCATGGACGGAAAGATCCCCGAGCGCGCCGCCATGGAGGCGTTGGCTACTCTGAAGGACCCCCAGGCGCGATCCCACCTGCTCAAGCAGTATGACGCCGCCACCGACGCCGCACGCAAGAGCGAACTGCTGGCCATGGCCGACGCCTGGGACCCCGACGCCGAGATCGACCGCCGCCTGGGGCAGGCGATCAAGGATGACGCCTTCAGAAAGCACTGGCCCCAACTGGTGCGACAGGCCGGTCGCCGCGAGCGATGGCAATCGTTCTTCGCCACGCTCTGCATGCATCTGGAAAGCCCCGACGACGCGCTGGCCACGGCCGCCTGGGAATCGCTCGGCTCGCGCGTGTCGCAGCGCCGCCTTCCGGCGGACGTGCAGGAGCGGCTGATGGCCTCGAGCCGGCCCGATCGCCCGCAATGGGCCCTGTTCGCCGCCTACCATGGCGGCGACGGTACCAGAGTGCTCGCCGGCCTGGCTCACGCCGATGCCTCCGTGGTGCGCCTCGCCCTGGGCATGATCGCCGCCAGGGCCTTCGAGGACAATCTCGGACAGGACTTCTACGTCAGCCGCAGCTCGTCCTTCGGACCCGAAAGCGCCGACCGTGCCCGACCGCCCCTGCCGGCCCAGGAGGGGCGGAAAGTCGCCGCGCTGCTGACCCACGCTGACCCGCAGGTGCGGTTGATGGCCGCGGTGATCCTGTTCCGCACGGCCTCTCGCAGCGATGCGACCGTCAAGGACATCCTCCACAGCGGTCTCAAGTCCGGCGGGGCCGACAGAAGCCTCGCCATTACCGCGATCGTCGATCAGCCGCAGGAGTTTCTGGCCGACTTCGACATAGCGGAGGTCCTGAAGAATCCCCAGACGTCGGAGGTCGCCCTGCAGATGATCGCGAAGGTCGGGCCGGGCAGATATCTGCGCGACCTGATGGATCTGGCCGAGAAGGCCCCCAGCGACTCCAGCAACTCCACCCTGATGTGGCTGCTCTTGAGCAGCGGCGACGAGCGGGCGATGGACGTCGTCTTCAAAAGACTGGAAAAAAGCAGATCTTACACGCTCTATGAATTGACGCAGCGCGTCGCCTTGCTCAAGGGCCCAGGCGCCGTGCGGTTCATCGAGTGGGCTTTGTCCCGCCCCGACGTCGACTACCGAGGCCTCATCGGCGCCCTGTTGCAGAACCAGGATCCGTCGGCCGTCGCCTTGCTCAAGAAGATACTCTCCGGCGCCCTTAAGGTTCGCCAGTTGGCGCAAGATCGAAGCATGATGGCACAGGTCCGCCGCCGCCTGGCCGAACTGGACCCCCAGGGCGCCGGCGCGGAACTCGTGGCCGCGCTATCGTCAAAGACCATGGCCGTACAGGATGCGGCGGTGGAGAGCATCCTCAGCGGCGAGGTGAGCGATGCGCTGGTGCCGCTGCTCATGAAGGCGATCGACGCGCTGGGCAAAACCAACGCGCCCGTCTCATCGCGCTGGGGCCAGGTTGTCGCCGCATTTCCTGAGGAGGCCTTCCGCAAACATCTCGCGCCGGCTCTTAACACCGCGCCGGCGGTGATCCGCCAGGCGGCCTACGCCCGCTTGGCGCGCGTGATGAAGCAGTCGGACCTGGCAGTCCTGCTCACCCTCAAAGCGGGCGACACCTACCTGCGTGAGAACCTCGCGATGGCCATCGCGACGGCCTGCCCTGATGCAGCGCCCGCGGTCGATCTGGCCAAGGTCCCGCCGGATACTCTGGCTGCCGTTCTCAGTGCGGCCGCCAACTGGCGCGACGGGCGCAAGCTTGTCGAACCGTATCTCGACGACCCGCGTGCGCCGGTAGCGGCGGGGGCTTTGGCGGCTATGGCGTACTCGATTCTGGTGCGGCCTGGCGAGGCGGTGTCGCCGCGGGCGCAGGCGGCGCTGGTGGCAGGCGTCAACTCCCGCGACGTCGCGATGGCCCACCTGGCGGCGCAGGCGCTGTCGGCGGCGTGTCCCGACGTGCTGCGCGGGATCGCCCCCGGCGATATTCCGACGACCAATGCGATGCTCGAAGCCGCCCTGGCTCACGGGGACAAGGTGCCCGAGGGCTTCCGCCGGCGCATCGGCGACATCCTGCGCGGACCGGCGCTGAGATCGCCCGCCAGCGCGCCGGCCGACGCCCCGCAGGCCGATCCGGTCGCCATCAACAAGGCGCTGCTCGTCGCCAGCCGCTCGTACCACCCCTCCTATCTCGAGGACGTCAAGAGCTGCCGCGGCCGCATCCCCCACGTGCCCAACTGGACTCGCTTCGTCGTCGCCTGCGGCGATGCGCAACTGCTGATCGACAACCTCGACGCGCTGAGCGGCGAGGACTGCAAGAAGATCCAGCCCGCTATCGACGCCCTGGTGAGCAAGGCCCGGGCCGACAAGAACGACGTTCTGTTTGCCCGCCTGGCATTGGCCGGTTGCGTCCAGAAGCCCCTCGACGGCGACCTGCCTCGCCTGATCCGGGGCAGCGGCGCCGCCGCGGCAGACCCCATTGAACACGAGTACTACGGGGAGCCTAACATGACGACGGCCATGTCCATCAGCCCGTTGCTGCTGGAATGGGCCGGCGATACCCCCGACCCGGCCGTGGTGGCGATGATCTCCTCAACCACGCGCAGCGGCGTGACGGCCGCCGCCGTGGCCGATTTCAAGTGGAAGCTGCCCCAGGCCCGCCAGGCGCTCATCCAGACCCTCACGCGCAGACCGCGCGCCTCGCGGTCGGGGGGGCTGCTCTCGCTGATCGGGCTGGGGTCGTCGCGATCATCTTCGTCGCCGCAGGAGCGGCAACTCAAGACCCTGGCATCGAGCACGCTGTCAATCACCGGCGACGGAGAAACCGCCAAGGCCCTGCTGGCCTCCTGCACCGCCGACGATAGCGACAGCGACCGGCTCAGGGAGTCGATGGTATTATTCCAGGCCGCCGCCACCGTCGACCCGAATGCGGCATTTGAGTGGCTGAAAAACTCCGGCGCCCGAAACGACAGGCTCTGGTACGTCGCGCGCGGCATTCTTCCGTCAGTGGCGGACGACGCGAAGGTGGACATGCAGGACGATTCCCCAATACGCTACATGCAGTCCTCCTTTTCGTCTGTCCTGATGAACTTGCGGCAGAACGCTGCCCAGACGCAGCCTGCCTCCGGCGCCGCGACCTCCCAGGCGGATGACAATAGCTTACAGCCTGATGACGGCACGGCCGTGCGCTTCCTCATGCCGCCCTGGAATGAATCCCGGGACAAAGCGCTGGTCCATCGCACCACCGAAGAGGTGCATGAACAATTGGCCGGACTGATCAGGAACATCTCCGATCCCAAGCTCGGCGCTGATGTCAGAAAGGCTTTGATGCTCAGGCAGGGTATGGTGTCCGAGGACTATTCCATCCGGCAGATGATTGGTCTGGTCAGGGACGGCGTCATCTCTCAGGAGGATGTCGAGGGGCTACAAGGCGCCGAGATGTACTACCTGCGGTCCCTGTCAGAGCCCGGCGACGCCGTCGCGACACTCCTTCCGCCGGCGGAGATCGCCGAGGCACTGGCGCCGATGTTTTCCGCCCAGGCGACCTCCGTCCGCACCTTTGCCATGCGCCAAGCGGCACGATGGCAGTTGACCGCCCTGCGCGGGCAGGTGGCGGCGGGTCTGGATAGGAAAGAACCCGTCGAGATCATTGAGGCCGCCTGGGCGCTGGCCATCCTCGACTCTGACAAGGCCATCGAGCCGATCGCCCGAGCGTACGCGCAGCAGAAGGACTTCGACCTGCGCGTCCACCTGGCCTGCCTGTTGCGGATGATGGGCAGTTCCGCCGGCGACGCCGATATCGCCCGGGCGCAAGAACTCAAAACGCTGTTGTCGGCGCGGGCAGCCGTGATTGCGGCCTCGATGCCCCAACCCACCGACCGCGACGAAGACGACGACATGCGGGAACTCGTGTATCGCAGGATGATGCACATGCGGCGGGGCTACGAGCGCCCGGACGCGCCCTCGGCGGCCCTGCCGTCATGGGCGGACTCACTGTCCCGCTTCCAGGACGCGCCCACGAGAGACCGCGATGGCGAATCGGCGGACGAGCCTGCGACTGTCCCCCCGGCGGTCTGCTCCGACCTGTCGGAGATGAGCTTCCAAGGCTCTTCGCTGCTGGCGCCGAAGCTTCGCGACAACGGACTGCCCCTGGAGGGCCTCAGCGGCGGCTCGTCTTATTCTTCTGAAACCGTGTTCCAGCGCCCGTGTCTGCTGGAACAGCACCTGGAACCAAGCTTCTACGTGCAGTTCGCCGACCGTGCCCGCAACGGCGCGGAGCTGTTCGATCTGTGGCGGGCCTGGTGGCGGGACAACCGCACCGCCACGCCCGCACAATGGTGGCGCCAGGGGCTCGAACAGGCCGTCGCCGAACTGACGCATCCCAGATGGTGGCACCGCATGCGCGCCTCGGCGCGACTGATGCGCCTCAGCGGCCGATGGGTCGACCCGCCCTCGCTGTTCGACATGAACGCCTGGCGCCAGCTTCAGCGACAGTGGCGACGCCGCCTGGAAGAGCCCGCCTTCGCCGACAGGCGCTCCTGCCTGCTCCAGGCCGCCATCGAGGCCGGCGCCCTGCCGCGAGAGGCTCTGGCGCACGCGACAGCCGATGAGCAGTACCTCGCCGACCTGGTACGCCTGGCCGGATGGGCGCCCCAGCCGCTGGCGACGGCGGCAGTGATGCAACTGCAGACCAGGCCCGACCGCGACCAACTGCTGCGCGCAACTCTGGCCTGGCAGCGCTGCCCGCGGTTCGAACTGGTCAAATGGACCCGCCTTGTCCTGTCACAGCGAACCCGCGCCACGCGGCTGTTCTATACGCGCGAACAGCTCTGA
- a CDS encoding thioredoxin family protein: MARTRLVKPALFAAAVMGMVLAGAWASSTAPPAQTYEPRLVFGQDFEAAMRQGAAARKPVVLYFGGAACVWCRKMEVSTFTARPVLALSERFVWVKVDPNDRPDLAGVLEVSGVPAIFVIAADGRVVNSCGGYVAPEALTEFLRKSLDKANAPPESSGVELIEAIRTAAAGGEPSPRLQAAVGMAVNRLAQTDRSVRPAMLEGFKAIGRPAWPVLCDLMAESPLAKRAAAAGALAYATGAQLPFDPFADAPQRAAQVAAWRAWIAAHAATRPATATSEAK, from the coding sequence ATGGCAAGAACAAGACTCGTTAAACCGGCCCTGTTCGCCGCGGCGGTCATGGGCATGGTGCTGGCCGGGGCCTGGGCCTCGTCGACCGCGCCGCCGGCCCAGACGTACGAGCCGCGGCTGGTCTTCGGCCAGGACTTCGAGGCGGCCATGCGCCAGGGCGCAGCGGCCCGCAAGCCCGTCGTGCTGTACTTTGGCGGTGCGGCCTGCGTGTGGTGCCGCAAGATGGAAGTCAGCACCTTCACCGCCCGGCCAGTGCTGGCGCTGTCGGAGCGGTTCGTTTGGGTCAAGGTCGATCCCAACGACCGGCCGGACCTGGCGGGCGTGCTGGAGGTGAGCGGCGTGCCGGCCATCTTCGTCATCGCTGCCGACGGCCGCGTGGTCAATTCCTGCGGCGGATACGTGGCGCCCGAGGCGCTGACGGAGTTTCTGCGCAAGTCGCTGGACAAGGCCAACGCGCCTCCGGAGTCCAGCGGCGTCGAGTTGATCGAGGCGATCCGGACCGCCGCGGCTGGCGGCGAACCCTCGCCGCGCCTGCAGGCGGCTGTGGGAATGGCGGTCAACCGCCTGGCGCAGACCGACCGCTCCGTGCGTCCGGCGATGCTCGAGGGGTTCAAGGCGATTGGTCGTCCGGCGTGGCCGGTCCTGTGCGACCTGATGGCCGAGTCGCCGCTGGCCAAGCGCGCCGCCGCGGCAGGGGCGTTGGCCTATGCCACCGGAGCTCAATTGCCGTTCGACCCCTTCGCCGACGCGCCGCAGCGCGCCGCCCAGGTCGCCGCGTGGCGGGCGTGGATTGCCGCCCACGCGGCTACCCGCCCTGCTACGGCAACATCGGAGGCAAAATGA
- a CDS encoding multiheme c-type cytochrome yields the protein MAFRNWKLEFEDQRLPRVIPWAFIRGVAIAVAAVVAVAAAGLWVWPGWLLERPWQRSGPAPDRIALVFSSDIGGQLEPAGCTRRRWGGIARTAGYIQSVTDPPIVLAMDVGEMTAGPLAWQQQGWEHALRAMGAAGYRAANLGAREASLAVDDLRRVAAASPVPLISANVVDAATGSPVAPTHVSFEVSNLRVSVVGVVQNDPRAAPGAGLAIADPSRSLESLLPGLAARSDVLVLLAACDIETMRALASAHPQIDVILGGRVTAASRTIERVGACRLAYQADHGQLLGRMDVAIRDSGRPGDATAGVVLLDESVAEPADMLSLVEQYNAQLAAIAQKSGLAKLGLNSSTPAAAAGSYAGSEACRSCHAEAHAVWIASAHSRALASLTQRRRDSNPDCLRCHVLDAGAPQGYAGMESAALRGNVQCESCHGPANRHVANRNLGTGVSEADALLPKVSPQSCVSCHDCTRSPDFNFSVYWKKIQHGKNKTR from the coding sequence ATGGCGTTTCGAAACTGGAAACTTGAGTTTGAAGACCAGCGACTGCCCCGGGTCATTCCCTGGGCGTTCATCCGTGGCGTGGCCATCGCCGTGGCGGCGGTGGTCGCGGTGGCGGCCGCGGGACTTTGGGTCTGGCCCGGGTGGCTGCTGGAGCGTCCGTGGCAGCGGAGCGGACCGGCGCCGGACCGCATCGCGCTGGTCTTCTCCAGCGACATCGGCGGGCAACTCGAACCTGCCGGATGCACCCGCCGGCGGTGGGGCGGCATTGCCCGCACCGCCGGGTATATCCAGTCCGTCACCGATCCGCCTATCGTGCTGGCGATGGATGTGGGCGAGATGACGGCCGGGCCGCTGGCGTGGCAGCAGCAGGGGTGGGAGCACGCCCTGCGAGCGATGGGCGCCGCCGGTTACCGCGCGGCGAACCTCGGTGCGCGCGAGGCGTCGCTGGCGGTTGACGACCTGCGGCGCGTCGCGGCGGCCTCGCCCGTGCCGCTGATCAGCGCCAACGTGGTCGACGCCGCCACCGGTTCGCCCGTGGCGCCCACGCACGTGTCGTTCGAGGTGAGCAATCTTCGCGTGTCGGTCGTGGGCGTGGTGCAGAACGACCCGCGCGCGGCGCCGGGGGCGGGGCTGGCCATCGCCGATCCCAGCCGCTCGCTGGAGTCATTGCTTCCGGGCCTGGCCGCCCGCAGCGACGTGCTGGTGCTGCTGGCGGCGTGCGATATCGAGACGATGCGGGCGCTGGCCAGCGCCCATCCGCAGATCGACGTGATCCTTGGCGGGCGAGTCACGGCCGCCAGCCGAACCATCGAACGCGTCGGCGCCTGCCGCCTGGCGTACCAGGCCGACCACGGGCAACTGCTGGGGCGCATGGACGTTGCCATCCGCGACAGCGGCCGCCCCGGCGATGCTACTGCTGGCGTGGTGCTTCTTGACGAATCCGTCGCCGAACCGGCGGACATGCTCAGCCTGGTCGAGCAGTACAACGCTCAATTGGCCGCCATCGCGCAAAAGAGCGGGCTGGCCAAACTGGGGCTGAACTCCTCTACCCCTGCGGCGGCAGCGGGCTCGTATGCCGGCAGCGAGGCCTGCCGCTCGTGCCACGCCGAAGCCCACGCGGTCTGGATCGCGTCGGCCCACAGCCGCGCTCTTGCGTCGCTGACCCAGCGCCGCCGCGACAGCAACCCCGACTGCCTGCGATGCCACGTGCTGGACGCGGGCGCGCCACAGGGGTACGCGGGCATGGAGTCGGCGGCACTGCGGGGCAACGTGCAGTGCGAATCATGCCACGGTCCGGCGAACCGCCATGTTGCCAACCGCAACCTGGGCACGGGCGTTTCGGAGGCGGACGCGCTGCTGCCAAAAGTGTCGCCCCAAAGTTGTGTGTCCTGCCACGACTGCACGCGCAGCCCCGATTTCAACTTCTCCGTTTACTGGAAGAAGATTCAACATGGCAAGAACAAGACTCGTTAA
- a CDS encoding DUF4159 domain-containing protein — protein MIHHKTLVAVVAAGAAMALCAARVHSQRSGAESPASADSRQGITQCANLIYGQNKSSVCFSDEFLAQAQKDTTICTNRRFCPVKLDDNELFGYPFAVMTGEGNFILTDAQRTNLRSYLKRGGFLVASAGCSSPTWDASFRAEMHIIFPELKLQKIDLSHPIFHTVYDIDALDNKRSAGTYIEALEIDKKIVMVYSKDGLNDTSAAGPGCCCCGGNEIYVARKVNVNLLAYALTH, from the coding sequence ATGATTCATCACAAGACGCTGGTGGCAGTGGTGGCGGCGGGGGCGGCGATGGCGCTGTGCGCGGCGCGCGTGCATTCACAGCGATCGGGCGCTGAATCGCCCGCCAGCGCGGACAGTCGCCAGGGCATCACGCAGTGCGCCAACCTTATCTATGGGCAGAACAAGAGCTCGGTGTGTTTCAGCGACGAGTTCCTCGCCCAGGCGCAGAAGGACACCACCATCTGCACCAACCGGAGGTTCTGCCCGGTGAAGCTCGACGACAACGAGCTGTTCGGGTACCCCTTCGCCGTGATGACCGGCGAGGGCAACTTCATCCTTACCGACGCCCAGCGAACGAACCTGCGCAGCTATCTCAAACGCGGCGGGTTCCTCGTCGCCTCGGCCGGCTGCAGCTCGCCGACGTGGGACGCCAGCTTCCGCGCCGAGATGCACATCATCTTTCCTGAGTTGAAATTGCAGAAGATCGATCTGTCGCACCCGATCTTTCACACCGTCTACGACATTGACGCCCTGGACAACAAGCGTTCCGCCGGGACGTATATCGAGGCCCTGGAGATCGACAAGAAGATCGTCATGGTCTACTCCAAGGACGGGCTCAACGACACCTCGGCGGCCGGACCGGGCTGCTGCTGTTGCGGCGGCAACGAGATCTACGTCGCCCGAAAGGTCAACGTGAACCTCCTGGCGTACGCCCTGACGCATTGA